A region of Micropterus dolomieu isolate WLL.071019.BEF.003 ecotype Adirondacks linkage group LG01, ASM2129224v1, whole genome shotgun sequence DNA encodes the following proteins:
- the sh3glb1a gene encoding endophilin-B1a, whose amino-acid sequence MDFNVKRLAADAGTFLSRAVQFTEEKFGQAEKTELDAHLENLLVRAENTKQWTERIMKQTEVLLQPNPNVRLEEFVYEKLEKKVPTRMNNHELLGQSMIESGNEFGPGTAYGNALIKCGETEKQIGGAERELIKTAAIHFLTPFRNFLEGDFKTIQKERKLLQVKRLDLDAAKTRVKKARMADKNAAEQEMRMTQSEFDRQAEITRLLLEGVSSTHAHQLRCLNDFVEAQTTYYAQCYQYMVDLQKQLGSFPSSFSNNNQSSASGTASISVPTISVSASLPSVSAGHGSSTASGGFNELRSSNGSRKARVLYDYDAASSSELSLLADEVITVSSVPGMDSDWLMGERGNQKGKVPITYLELLN is encoded by the exons AtggattttaatgtgaagcGGTTAGCCGCAGACGCTGGCACTTTCCTGAGCCGCGCGGTACAA tttacaGAAGAGAAGTTTGGCCAGGCTGAAAAGACAGAGTTGGATGCCCATTTGGAGAACCTTTTGGTCAGAGCGGAGAACACCAAGCAATGGACAGAAAGGATTATGAAGCAGACAGAAGTCTTACTACAGCCCAACCCAA ATGTCCGGTTAGAGGAATTCGTGTATgagaaactggaaaaaaaagtcCCCACGCGGATGAACAACCATGAGCTGCTGGGCCAGTCCATGATCGAATCAGGAAATGAATTTGGTCCTGGAACTGCCTATG GAAATGCTCTGATAAAATGTGGTGAGACGGAGAAGCAGATTGGTGGGGCAGAGCGGGAGTTAATCAAAACTGCTGCCATCCACTTCCTGACACCTTTCAGGAACTTTCTAGAGGGTGACTTCAAAACCATCCAG AAAGAACGGAAGCTACTGCAGGTCAAACGTTTGGATTTGGATGCGGCCAAAACCAGGGTAAAGAAAGCCAGGATGGCTGATAAAAATGCA GCAGAGCAGGAGATGAGAATGACCCAGAGTGAGTTTGACCGGCAGGCGGAGATCACCCGACTGCTGCTAGAAGGTGTCAGCAGCACCCAC GCACACCAGCTACGCTGCCTGAATGACTTTGTGGAGGCCCAGACTACGTACTACGCACAGTGTTACCAGTATATGGTGGATCTCCAGAAGCAGCTGGGCAG TTTCCCCTCATCATTCTCCAACAACAACCAGTCCTCAGCGTCGGGCACTGCCAGCATCTCTGTGCCCACCATCTCGGTGTCGGCCTCCCTGCCCAGCGTGTCTGCAGGCCACGGCAGCTCCACAGCATCGGGCGGATTCAACGAATTGCGCAGCTCCAACGGCAGCCGCAAAGCCCGAGTGCTTTACGACTATGATGCTGCCAGCAGCAGCGAGCTTTCCCTGCTGGCTGATGAG GTCATCACAGTCAGCAGTGTGCCAGGCATGGATTCAGACTGGCTGATGGGTGAGCGAGGCAACCAGAAGGGCAAAGTGCCAATCACTTACCTTGAGCTGCTTAACTGA